AGGTAGTTCACCGCGAAAATCAGCTGGTTCGGTCGCGCGCGGGCGAGCATCAACAGGTTGAAGAGCACCAGGTCCCATCGGGAGTTCTTGTAGCTCACCGCTCGCGAATCGCCTGCCTGGACCACTTCCGACATCGAATCTCCCAACTGTAGTGCGTCACGATGGAATCGTTACGCTAGCAGACGCCCGGAACGGACTGCAGCCCCGGTCCGAGCGGGCAGGTCCCGGAGGTCGGTGCTCAGCGCGGCAGGGCGTCGTAGGCCTGCTGGATCCAGGCCGGAGGATCGGGAGAGGGCGAGCGCGGCTTCCCGGCGGTCACTTCCCAGTGGTGGAGCCAGGAGATCCCCCAGGCGCCGACGTAGTCGTCGGGCAGCGTGTAGGCCGGATCGCGCAGCGTTTCGTCGAGAGTCGCGTAGCGGTAGCCGCGCTTCTCCATCCGGTCCGCCAGCGCACCGAAATGATCGGCGTTCAGCGCGTTGGCGTGAATCAGCAACACCTGCGCGATCTCGCGCCCGACGACGCGGTGCGAAAGCTCTTCGACGAAACCGAAGACCTGATCCATGTAGTCGAGATAGGCGGCGGCCACCCGGCCGGCGAACGCCTGGTCACCCCGCCGCAGGGCGTCGGCGTAGACGAAGGCGAAGACGTATTCGTCGTTGTCGATCGTCACCGGCGCGATCGTGTAGCCCTTCTCGGCGAGGAACTTCTCGAACGCCCGGCGCTTCGGGAGCTCGAGCCCCACCTGCAGGAAGGGATGGCGGAAATAGCGCAGCGTCCTGCCCTTCTCCGCCAGCAGACTCCGGGTGACCGGCTCGCCGCGCAGCACGTCGGCCTCGAACTCCTCGAGCGGCAGGCGGTTGAGACTGCGGTGCGAATACGTGTGATTGCCGAGCTCGAGTCCGGCGTCGATCCACTGCCGAAGAACGGCGGTCCGCGCCGCGACCCCAGCCGCGCTTTCGCCGGAGGCGAAGAGCTTGCCCTCGTTGACGAAGCCGACCGCCGGCACCCGATGCTCCGCGAGCGCCGCGAGGAGCTTGGCGGTCATCGCCGCGAGCGCCGCCGGCTCGTTCGACACCACCCCGGCCGGCGGCGCCGGCAGGTCGTCGATCGTCACTGCCAGGGTACGCCGGGGCGGTTCCCCTGGCGCCTCGCCACCAGCGGGTACAGGCGTTGCCACCAGCGCCGCGCACGTCAGCCAGACGCTCCACTTCATGGCTTCGTCGATCCGACAGGATCGAGCTTCATCGTCGCAGCCTCCGATTCCGTCAGCAAGGCGCGCGCCGCGGTTCTCGCAACCATGGGGTCGAGCGTCCCGTCCGCGACCGCGGACAGCGCGGCCTCCGCCTCCGGACTCGCCTCCGCGAACGGATAGCGGGCGCGGTAGCGCTTCGCGAGCAGCAGCGACTGGCGCTCATCGGGAGAAAGCTGATGCGGCGAGCGCTCCCGCGACACGCCGAGAATCGCCCCGTCGAGGCGCTGCTCCATCCGCCGCAGCGCCTTGTCCGCCTGGTCGGTGCGCAGATAGATCAACTCGTCGATCCCGAAGTGGATCGAAGCTGCAACCTCCATTCGCATCACCGGTTCGGTGATCGCCCAGAGCCGATGCGCGCCGAAGTAGCCTCCGGCGTAGAACCCGGCGACGAAAACCAAGAAACCTCCCAGGAGACTCCCCCACCGCTGTCGCATCGCCTGCCCTCCCCTGGCGTGCTTGCCTGGGGGTGAGTCTCGCACAGCTCGCCAGTCGGTTGCGGGCGACGAGCGCGGCGCAGACCTGCAGGAGCGCCAACCGTGGTTAGCGGTTCATGGCACCGCCGGCTTGGCGTCGAGCTCGAGCTTGTCCTTGCGGATGAACGTCTCCACCGCGTCGAAGCCCTCGGCCACGTTCGGATCGGCCATGAGCGCGCGCATCGCCTCCTGCCCGAGAACCTGGAAGGCGTTCTCGACCGTCCCCTGGCCGTCGCGCTCGAGCGCCGCGGCGAATTGCGGCCGGCACGACTCGGTCAGCAGGCGCTCGAAGAGCCTCCCCACCGTGCGCGCCATCGCCGTGCGCTGCTCCGGCGACACCACGGAGATCGAGCTCACCACCGGGTGCAGGGCGGCCGTGGCGAAGAGCCAGCGCACCAGATCGTTTTCGTCCCGCGCCGTGGTCGCATCCTCCATGCACCTGGCGAGCGCGTCGAACTCGACGCCAGCGGTCACTGGCGACATCGGCAGCAAGAAGAGCGTCAGGGAGACGGCAACTGCATTCAGGGCTGGCTTGGTCAATCTCTGCCTCCGGTGGGCCGGTCGTTGCCGCGAATTCTAGATCGGCCGCCCCGCGACTGCCGCCCCCTCGCCCCGCTTCTCCGGCAGCTCAACCCGCCTCCGCCGGCCGGAATCGCTCCCCGATCGCCAGCCGGTGGACGCGGCGGGCGAGGTCGGGCGATCCCTGTCTGAGGAGCCGCTCGATCACCCGGTCAGCCTCGTCGATCGGCTCGTCGGTCAGGTCGAAAGTGCCCCAGTGCATCGGCAGCATGTGCGCCGCGCCGAGATCCTGGAAAGCGGCGAGTGCCTCCTCCGGATTCATGTGCACCGGCTTCATGAACCAGCGCGGTTCGTAGGCGCCGGTCGGCAGCAGGGCGAGATCGAGGTTTGGGAAGACCCTCCCGTACTCGGCGAAGCCCCGGAAGTACCCGCTGTCGCCGGCGAAGAAGGTTCGCATACGGGGACTCTCGATGAGCCACGAGCCCCAGAGAGTCGTTTCGTCGGGTTGCGAGAGGCGGCGCGACCAGTGCTGCGCCGGCAGGAGAGTGAGGCGAAAGCCGCGGCACTCGGTCGACTGCCACCAGTCGAGCTCTTCGACGTCGGAGTAGCCGAACTGCCTGACGAACCGGCCGAGCCCAAGCGGCACCCGCCAAGCGATCCCCTTCGGCAGGCGGGAGAGACTCCAGCGGTCGAGGTGGTCATAGTGATTGTGCGACAACACCGCCACCGCGCCCTCCGGAATCGCGGTGAGCGGAACGCCGGGGGGCTCCCGGCGGCGCGGCAAGAGCGCCCGCGGGCCGAAGTGCGGATCGGTCAGCAGGACGTTCCCGCCGTCCTGAAGCGCAAAGGTCGCGTGCCCGACCCAGGTCGCCCCGGGAGTGCCGGCGCGCCGGCGAAGGTCCGCCCCGTCGTTCGCGACCCGGGGCACGCGCGGCGGGCGTCTCTTGTCGTAGCGGTTCCGCGACAGCAGCTTCCAGCGCACGAGGTCGCGAAAGGTCGCTTTGCCGACTCCCCAGGGATTGAAGAAGCGCCCGCTCGCGAAGTGCGGCGCATGCAGCGTGTCGACCGGATCCGTCACCGGCGAAGTGTGACATGCGCAGTGCTCAGGGCGGGAGAGAGGCGAGGTAGGCGGCGAGCGCGATCATCTCGTCGAGGGTGAGCTTCTCGACCACCGGCCGCATGAGGACGCTCGACGGTCCGGCCCGGGCGCCGTGCCGGAAGTCCCAGAGCTGGCGGACGACGTAGCTCGGCGAGCGTCCGGCGATGCCGGGCACCGGGCCGAGCCCCCGGAGCCCCGGACCGTGGCAGGTGGCGCACGGCACCGTCTGCTGGTCGCCTGCGCTGACGCCGCCATGTTCCGCGAGGACCTGGCCCTGCCGGATACTGCCGATCGGCACATAGGCGAGAAAGCCGGCCCGCGAGTCGCGACTTTCGAACCGTTCGAGGTCTTCCGGCACTTCGAGGATCCGGGCACCGATCGGCTCGCGCGCGCCGGCCGGCGCTGCGGCCAGGAACCATCCGGCGACGTAGGTCTTCGGCACGGCCGCGGTCTCGACGACCCGGATCGACCGTCGTGGCGCAAGGGCCGAGAAGTAAGCGGCGGCAGCGGCGACCTCCGTGTCGGTCGCGGCCCTGGCGACGGCGATCATCGCCGACGTGGGGAGGCGGTTCGGCACCGAGGTCCCGCGCGCACCGCTCTTGAAATCGGCCATCTGCTGGACGATGTAGGCCGCCGGCAGACCCGCGAGACGCGCGTTCTCGGGACCACCGGTGCCCTCCGCCCGATGGCAGAAGCCGCAGGCATAGACCTCCGGCCTCCGGCCGTAGGCGACGACATCGGGCATGGGGGCGTGGTCGGCAGGGTGCCAGTCTGGAGCGCGAAAGAGATCGCGCAGCTGGGTGAGCGTGAAGGACGCCGCGCTGCCAGGGACCCGGCGGAGAGATCCGTCGTCCGGCGTCGGCAGGAAGTCCGGTGGCTTCTCCGGGTAGGCCCACGACGGCGGGCCTTCGTCGCCCCACACCGGCGACGCCGGCGCCGGCAGGAAGGTCCACAGCGCGAGGGCGCACCTCACGAAGCGACGGATGAGCGACGGCAAGGACATCGGGTGGCGCGAACTCTCGCACAAACCGTCCATCGCCGGGGAGTCGCGACTACGGCCTGGAGCCCGGCATCCACCACGAACGGCGTAGGCTTGCGGCATGAAGCGTGCGCGGACGATGTCGGATCTTCGCGGATTCTCCCGGCTCGCGGTCGAGGCGACCGTCGCGATGACCGATCTGGTCGAGGAGGTTCACCGCAGCGTGACGAGCGTGCCGGAGGTGGGCAAGCCGGATCCGGCGCGCCGGAAGCGCATGCGCGGCATCACCGGATTCGTCTACCGGACCGTGCGGCGGATCACCCACTGGGTCGGCCACAGCGTCGACGGCGGACTCGCCCAGCTGCAACCGCTCCTGCTCACCCAGCCTGCAACGGTTCCTCCGTCGAGCGCTCCCGTGTCACCCCATCGCGACGCCATCCTCGCGGCGCTCAACGGCGTGCTCGGCGACCACCTCGAGGCGACCGGCAACCCGCTCGCCATCCCGATGACGTTCCGGCGCCACGGACGGGAGCTCGACGCGAAGCAGGAGAGGGGGAACCGGATGCTCCTCCTCCTGCACGGCCTCTGCAGGAGCGATCTTCAGTGGTCGAGAAAGGGCCACGACCACGGCGCCCGCCTCGCATCGGAGCTCGGTTTCACGCCCGTCTACCTGCATTACAACAGCGGCCGGCCGGTCGCGACCAACGGCAACGAGCTGGCCATGCGCCTGGACTCCTTCGTCGCCGACTGGGGTGGGCCGTTGGGCGAGATCGTCGTCATCGCGCACAGCATGGGTGGGCTCGTGATGCGTAGCGCCTGCCAGGTCGCCGAGCGCGAGAAGCTCGCCTGGCTCGGCAAACTGCGCCAGATCGTCTTTCTCGGCACGCCGCATCACGGCGCGCCGCTCGAGCGCGGCGGCAACTGGGTGACCCTCGCGCTCGACGCCTCCTCCTACACTGCGGCTTTCGCCCGCCTGGGACGGATCCGCAGCGCCGGCATCACCGATCTGCGCTTCGGCCAGGTGACGGCGCTACGGGGAGGCGACCGCTTCGCTCCCGGCAGCGGCCATCGCGAGATCGTGCCCCTTCCCCGGGGTGTCGCCTGCTATGCGATCGCTGCGACACTCGCCAAGAGTCCCCAAGCGGCGGTCACCGCCAGCGCGATGGCGGCCGCCAAGGCCGTCCTCGGCGACGGTCTCGTGCCGCTGGCGAGCGCGCTCGGCGACGACACCGATCCGGCGCGCGCGCTCGCCATTCCGGCGGACCGCCGCTGCATTCTCCGTGGCAGGAACCACCTCGACCTGCTCGATCGCAGCGAGGCATACGAGCAACTCCGCTCCTGGCTTGCGGAAACGCCCGTAGCCACCCTCTGAGGCAGGAGGAGGCCCACTCCCGCGGGGTGTTGCCGTGCCGCGCTGCGGCGCAGACCATGGCAAGCGGAGGCCGACGATGGCACCGGCTCCCGCCCCGAGACGGGACGGGACCGAATCGGGACCTCCGGTTGAAACGCCCTGGCAGGATCTGAGTTCCGGCGCAAGTCACCGGACGTCGATATAGCCTTCCCGAAGTTCCGCGCCTCCAGGGCGCCCACCGGTGCTCCCCTCCTTCGCCGCCTCCATTCCGGGAGGGAGGATCCCGTGCCGGTGCCCGCAACTTCACGCCGAACTGACTCGCCCCTCGAGCGGCCATGAAACCGCGCATTGCCCAGCGCGTCATGGTGGCTGTCGGCGTTGTCTCGCTGGCGGTCTTCGGCACCTCCGCCTGGCTCGCCAGCCGGGCCCACGAACGCGAGCTCGCGTCGCTGGTCGAGCGCCAGGCTCTCATCCTCTCCGACACCATACGCAACAGCACCCGCCACGCGATGCTGCTCAACGAACGCGACATGGTGCACCGCATCATCGAGCAGATCGGGCGCCAGGACGGGCTGGAAAAGATCCGCGTCTACAACAAGGAGGGTGAGGTCATCTACTCGCCAGACGCCGCCCTCGTCGGCACGACGGTCGATCAGCACAACGAGGCCTGCGACGGCTGTCACAGCGACGGCACCTCCGTTGCGGAGCTCTCGGAGGGCCGCCGCACACGCGTCTTCCGCGCCGAGGGCGGCGATCGGCAGCTCGGCGTCATCACGCCGATTCCCAACGAGCCCATCTGCGCCAACGCCGGATGCCACGCTCATCCGCCGCAGCAGCAGGTGCTCGGGGTTCTCGACGTCACCGTTTCGCTCGCCGAGGTCGATTCCGCCGTGAGTGCAGGGCGGCGATCGGCATTCGCCTTCGCGCTCGCCGGAATCACGGCCATCAGCCTCCTCCTCGCGACCCTGTTCCATCGTTGGGTCGGAAAGCCCGTGCGCGCGCTCCTCGGCGCTACCGAGCGCGTCGCGGCGGGCGAGCTCGGCCACCGCGTCGCCGTCGTGCGCCACGACGAGCTCGGCCAGTTGGCCACCTCGTTCAATCAGATGACGACCAACCTCGCCGAAGCCCGCCACATGGTCTACCAATCGAACAAGCTGGCCTCCGTAGGTCGGCTGGCCGCCGGTATCGCCCACGAGATCAACAACCCGCTCACCGGCGTCCTCACCTATTCGAGCTTCCTGCTGAAGCGCGCCGTGGACGCGGAGACCCGGAGCGATCTCGAGACCATCGTCCACGAAACCAAGCGTTGCCGCGACATCGTCCGCGGCCTGCTCGATTTCTCGCGCCAGGTGCCGCCGAAGAAGACCATGGTCGACCTGAACGCCATCGTCGAGCGCGCGCTCGCCATCGTCGACAACCAGCTTCGGGTGCAGAACATTCACCTCACCAGGACCCTGGCGAGCGACCTGCCGCTCTTCCCGGCCGACGCCACCCAGCTGCAGCAGGTCATCCTGAACCTCCTCGTCAACGCCGCCGATGCCTTCGAGGCGGGCGACCGGCAGATCTTCGTCGCCACCGACCTGAAGAGCGTCGAGGGCCGCCAGTCGGTCGAGATCAAGGTCGCCGACAACGGCACGGGAATCTCGGAAAAGAACCTCGCCCACATCTTCGAGCCGTTCTTCACCACCAAGGAGAACCGGGGGACGGGACTCGGCCTCGCGGTCTGCTGGGGAATCGTCACCGAGCACGGCGGCACGATCCGGGTCGACACCAAGGTCGGCCGCGGCACCACCTTCACCGTGCAGCTGCCGCTCGAGCCACAATCGCAGCCGGCAGCCGGAGGCGCCTCATGAGAGCCCCGTTCGACGTGCTGCTGGTCGAGGACGAGCCCGTCGTGCGCGAGGCAGCGGCGAGGATCCTCCGACCCGAGGGGATCTCCCTCGATCGGGTCGAGGATGTCGACGGGGCGCTCGCACGCCTGCGGAGAGTCGATCATCGCGTCGTGCTGTCCGATCTCATGCTGCCGGGGTTCTCCGGCTTCGACCTGCTCGAGCGCGTGACGGGCGAGCGGCCCCATCTTCCCGTCATCCTGATCACCGGCTACGCCACCATCGAGAACGCCCTCGCCGCATTCAAGAAGGGCGCCTTCGACTTCCTCCCCAAGCCGTTCGACGTGGCGGAGCTGCTCGGCGTCGTACGCCGAGCGCTCAAGGCGGTCGAGCTGGGCAGCTGGTCCGCCGTCCCGGCTGAAATCCCGCAACCGGGCAGCGAGGCGAGCCGCGAGCGCTATTTCCTCGGCCAGCATGCCTGGGTCACGATCGAGAAGGGAGTCGCGACCTTCGGGCTCGCCGAGAGCTGGCCCGGCCTGCTCGCCGAGATCCGCACGATCGTCCTGCCCCAGAAGGGCGCGCGTCTGACCCAGGGGCTCGCCTGCGCGGAGATTGCCACGGCCGACGCTTCGATCCACCGGATCTGGGCTCCGGTGAGCGGCACTGTGCTCGAAACCAACCCGGCGATCCTCGCGGATCCCGATCTACTGAATCGTGCCCCGTTCTCCTCGGGTTGGCTGGTGCGTGTCGCGCCGGCCGACCTCGAGGCGGAACTGGACGCCCTCACGCGCCGCGCCGGCGCCGTTCTCGCTCCGGCTGGAAGCGGCGGGGAGAAGGAGAAGCGATGATCTTTCTGATGGTTCTCTTGACGGTCGTGGTTTTCGCCGTCGTCGACCTTACTCTCCGGCTGACCCTCAAGCAGATGCAGGCAACCCGCGCGCGTCGTGAGCGCCAGCAGGCGCTGGACATCGGACTGAAGCTCGAGTTCGCCGAGGAGGCGCTCAGCCTGAAGCGCGTCGAAGTCGCCTCGCCGAAGGGCCGGATTCTCGCGGTCGATGACGAGCCGGTGATCCTCGACAGCTTCCGCAAGATTCTCGTCCTGGCGGGCTTCGCGGTCGACACCGTGGAGTCCGGCCAGGAGGCCCTGAGTCTGGTGCGCAAGAACGACTACGATTTCGTCTTCACCGACCTCAAGATGCCGGGCATGGACGGGCTCGACGTCGCCAAGGGAGTCCACCATCTCCGACCGGATATCGACATCGCGATCATCACCGGCTACGGCACGATCGAGTCGGCGGTGGACGCCATGCGATTCGGCGCCGTCGACTACGTTCAGAAGCCGTTCACGGAGGATGAGCTGGTCGAGTTCGCGAACCGCCTCGTGCTGCGCCGGCAGGATCGTCGCGAGCGCCTGACTCCGCCCGAGATCCGCCTGGTCACGCCCTCCTCCGCCGGCGTCGCTTCGCCGCGAGTGGTCAACGTTCCGGGCGGCATCTACGTTTCGCCGGAGCACAGCTGGGTGAAGATCGAGATGACGGGCGAGGCCCGAGTCGGGCTCGACGACTTCGTTCAGAAGTCGGTGGGACCGGTCACCGCGATCCGCCTGCCCGAACCCGGGCGAGCGGTGCGTCGCGGAGATGCTCTCTTCGCTCTCAGTATCGGAGGGGACGGGCAGGAGCTGCGCTTCGCGGCTCCTCTCTCGGGCAAGGTCGTGCACGTCAACCACGATCTCGACTATCAGCTCGATCTCATGCGTCTGCGTCCCTACGAGCAGGGCTGGGTCTGTACGATCGACCCGCAGGAGCTGACCGCCGACCTCGGCAAGCTCATGATCGGCGCCGATGCCGTCAGCTGGTACCAGAACGAGGCCCGCCGCTTCACCGACCGTCTGACGGAGGAGCTCGCAGCAGAGCCTGCCGTCGACAGGAGGAGCCCGCACACGAACGGGACGGCGCAACGTGCCGCCTGTCGCGCTTTCGACAAGACCTTTCTACAGCCGGCGCGGCTGCCAGAGACCGCTGCCCAGACAGTCAAGGTATGAGCCGGCGCACGGAATCCGGACAGGTGATTCCATGACGACGCGAACTGCCACCTGGTCGCACCTCCTGACCGCCCTCTGTCTGCTGTTGCCCACGGCGACAGCGGCTGCATCGGCCGCCGACGCCAAGGCAGAGACCCCCGCACCCTTGCCCTCGCCGGCCTCTCCCGAAACCGTCCGCTGGGCCTCTTCGGTCGGCGAGGTCGTCTTCCAGCACAGGCTCCACACGGAGGAGTTCGGCGCCGAATGTGTGTCCTGCCATCACGAGACCGTGGCGGCGAGTCTCGAGCTGCCGCACCCGGACTATTTCGACGGCTTCTGGGTCGACTGCGCCGTCTGCCACACGGGAAGCGCGACTCCAGCGGCCGCGGGCAAGTGCGTGGTCTGCCACCCGGAGCGCACCTCGGGGCTCACCCTCGAGATGCCGACCGTGAAGGTCGCGATTCACCGCAGCTGCTGGAAATGTCACGACCGCGGCACCGGATCCGAAGCGAGCACTCAATGCGGGTTCTGCCACCAGCGCTCCCGAGAGCCGCAGTCCCAGACGACGAAGGCCCCGCCGGCGCCGCCGGCTGGCCCGGCGACGAGCAAGTGAGGAAGCCATGAATCGACGCACCTTCCTGAAGATCGGCACCGTGGCCGGCTCGACACTGGTAGCAGGACGCGCCGAGGCCGCCGAAAAGGGCAACCCCGAGGAGTTCGTCGGCGTCCTCGTCGACACCACGCGCTGCATCGGCTGTCGCGCCTGCGAGCGCGCCTGCTCCGTGGAACACGACCTGCCGGTGCCGGACATCGAGAACGACGGCGCGCTCGCCGCACTGCGCCCGACGACCGAGACCCAGTGGACGGTGGTCAATCGCTTCGCCACGTCGAAGGGCGAAGTCTTCGTCAAGAAGCAGTGCCTGCACTGCTGGCAGCCGGCATGCGCCGCGGCCTGCCTGACGAACGCCATGGAGAAGACGCGCAGCGGACCGGTGGTCTGGCACCCCAGGAAGTGCATGGGCTGTCGCTACTGCCTGGTGTCCTGCCCGTTCGACATCCCGAAGTTCGAGTATCACTCGTGGAATCCGAAGATCCAGAAGTGCTCGATGTGCAGCGAACGGCTCGAGCAGGGTTTGGAGCCGGCCTGCGTGGGCTCGTGCCCGACCGACGCCCTCACCTTCGGCACCAAGCGCGAGCTGATGGAGATCGCCCGTCTGCGCATCTATCACCACCCCGACCGCTACGTACACCAGATCTATGGCGAGTCCGAGGTCGGCGGGACCGGCTGGCTCTACCTCTCGGCGGTGCCTTTCGAGGAGATCGGCTTCCGTACCGATCTCGGCACGACGCCGTACCCGGAGTACACCCGCGACTTCCTCTACGGGGTTCCCCTCGTGCTCTTCGGACTTCCCGCCCTGCAGTTCGGTCTCCACCTGCTCGCCGACAAGAAGGACGAGGCGATGGAGCCCAGCGAGTCATGACTACGATGCCGATCTCGCCCGCTCCCGACCGCCTCCCGCTCCTGCGCTTCCTGCTCTCGGAGCTCAAACCCAAGGGGCCGCTGCTGACCCCGTTCAACGTCATCTCGATTCCGGTCATCCTGCTCGGGATCGGCGTCCTCATCCAGCGCTTCATCTACGGCCTGGGTTCGATCACCAACCTGACTCAGGAGCACCCCTGGGGCCTCGGGATCGGCTTCGACGTCGTGACCGGGGTCGCCCTCGCCGGCGGCGCCTACACGCTGGCCTTCGCCGTCTACGTGATGCGGCTCGAGAAATACCATCCGATCATCCGCGCCACGGTGCTGAACGGCCTGCTGGCCTACATCTTCTATGCCGGGGCTCTGGTGCTCGACCTCGGCCGGCCCTGGAATGTCATCAACCCGGTCATCGGCAACTCGTTCGGCTACAACTCGGTGCTCTTCCAGGTCGCCTGGAGCTTTCTGCTCTACATGCTCGTCGAGATGATCGAGCTCTCGCCGGCCTTCGCGGAGTGGCTGGGCTGGAAGCGCGCGCGGCGCGTCCTCGCCTCTCTGGCTCTGGGCGCCGTGATCATCGGGGTGACGCTGTCGACCCTTCACCAGGCCGGCCTGGGCGCCCTCTTCCTGATGGCCAAGCCGAAGATCCATCCGCTCTGGTACACCGAGTTCATTCCCATACTCTTCTTCGTCTCGAGCATCTTCGGCGGCCTGTCGATGGTCATCCTCGAGGGCACCCTGACCCACCGGCTGTTCGGCAAGCAGACGGATCCCAAGAAGCACGGCTCGTTCGACGATCTGATGCTCGGGCTCGGCAAGGGTACCGCCATCGCCCTGTTCGTCTACTACTTCTTCAAGCTGCTCATCTTCCTGCACGAGCGCCAATGGGATCTGCTGGCGACCGGGTGGGGGGCCTGGTACCTCGTCGAGGTGATCGGCTTCGTGCTCGTGCCGTGCGTGATGTTCGCCTATGCGGTGCGCCACCGCCGGCCGGGACTCCTGCGGCTGGCTGCGGCCGGGGCGCTCGTCGGCCTGCTGCTCAATCGCCTGAACATCTCGATCGTCGCCTTCAACTGGCAGCTCGCCGAACGCTACTTCCCGAGCTGGCAGGAGTTCGTCGTGACCCTGACGGTGCTCTTCACCGAAGTCTGGGTCTTCCGCTGGATCGTGCTTCGCTTGCCGATCCTGCGCGATGCGCACGAGCTGCCCAACCCGCGTCCCCTCGAGTCATGAGCACCCGAGCGAGCGCCTGCCGAGTCCGCGAAGGAGGCTGAATGGAAACCTACCGCTACGTGAACATCTTCGAGACCAAGGGCCTCGAGTACCTTCTGTTGGCCTCGTTCCTGGTCCTCTTCGTCGTCTTCGTGCGCTACCTTTCGGCCCCAGGCCGCAAGCCCTGACGCCGACCGACGGCTCCAGTGCCTCCGGGGTTCGCGCGCGTCTACCCTGGAAGCTACCCGCGAAGGCGTCCTGCACCCGGCGCCTTCGCGACACACCAGCGTTCTGCAGGCGCGAGGCTGAGCCCTATTTCGCGGCAAAGACGACGTCGTCGAACAGCATACGGAAACCTTGCTCGCCGCTGCACTCCAGCCGGAGCTGGACCGATCTCGCGGTGGCTCCGGTACGCGTCTCGCCACTCATCTGCTGCCAGCTCGTCTTCGGCGGCCGGGCGTCGGCCACCAGCGGCTCGGAGGCGTTCTCGCAGGCAGCGTCGTCCCCCTGGAAGATCGTGTAGCCGCAGACGTAGAGATCGCCCGAAGCGATCCTGAGGCGCACCGCGATCCGATAGTCGGTGTCCGGCTTGACCGGTATGCAGGGCGCCTGAAGACGCAGGCTGCCCTGGCGGTCGGTCCCGGCAAGCGCTCCCTTCGCCGGATCGCCGTCCGTGCGCTCATGGCTCGCGGACTCCTCGTGGACGCCGGTCCAACCCTCTATGTCCTGCGCAAATCCGCAGTTGCGGTTCGCGAGCAGGTTTCGCGTATCGGCTGCACACTCCGCCGCGACCGCCGCCGACCCTGCGAGACCTGCCAGCGACGCGACGACTCCCACGCTCAGCACCAGGATCTTCATGATTCGACTCCTCCTGCGTGGCTAACCGACTTTCGGCCGGCCTCCGGGCCAGACCCTGTCCTGCACGCTCGCCAG
Above is a window of Thermoanaerobaculia bacterium DNA encoding:
- a CDS encoding cytochrome c3 family protein; its protein translation is MTTRTATWSHLLTALCLLLPTATAAASAADAKAETPAPLPSPASPETVRWASSVGEVVFQHRLHTEEFGAECVSCHHETVAASLELPHPDYFDGFWVDCAVCHTGSATPAAAGKCVVCHPERTSGLTLEMPTVKVAIHRSCWKCHDRGTGSEASTQCGFCHQRSREPQSQTTKAPPAPPAGPATSK
- a CDS encoding 4Fe-4S dicluster domain-containing protein, which translates into the protein MNRRTFLKIGTVAGSTLVAGRAEAAEKGNPEEFVGVLVDTTRCIGCRACERACSVEHDLPVPDIENDGALAALRPTTETQWTVVNRFATSKGEVFVKKQCLHCWQPACAAACLTNAMEKTRSGPVVWHPRKCMGCRYCLVSCPFDIPKFEYHSWNPKIQKCSMCSERLEQGLEPACVGSCPTDALTFGTKRELMEIARLRIYHHPDRYVHQIYGESEVGGTGWLYLSAVPFEEIGFRTDLGTTPYPEYTRDFLYGVPLVLFGLPALQFGLHLLADKKDEAMEPSES
- the nrfD gene encoding polysulfide reductase NrfD → MTTMPISPAPDRLPLLRFLLSELKPKGPLLTPFNVISIPVILLGIGVLIQRFIYGLGSITNLTQEHPWGLGIGFDVVTGVALAGGAYTLAFAVYVMRLEKYHPIIRATVLNGLLAYIFYAGALVLDLGRPWNVINPVIGNSFGYNSVLFQVAWSFLLYMLVEMIELSPAFAEWLGWKRARRVLASLALGAVIIGVTLSTLHQAGLGALFLMAKPKIHPLWYTEFIPILFFVSSIFGGLSMVILEGTLTHRLFGKQTDPKKHGSFDDLMLGLGKGTAIALFVYYFFKLLIFLHERQWDLLATGWGAWYLVEVIGFVLVPCVMFAYAVRHRRPGLLRLAAAGALVGLLLNRLNISIVAFNWQLAERYFPSWQEFVVTLTVLFTEVWVFRWIVLRLPILRDAHELPNPRPLES